The following proteins are encoded in a genomic region of Dermatophagoides farinae isolate YC_2012a chromosome 8, ASM2471394v1, whole genome shotgun sequence:
- the E(Pc) gene encoding enhancer of Polycomb isoform X2 codes for MLSFRPRNIDHFKPMQVLKTEDVPDLNNFATTINRTVPQMPTGMEKEEECEHHLQRAISAQQAYGRAVDHVIPTPEVFPVNEKAYDELYPPTYKIPRQLIHVQLPSFEQDYPDYDLDSEDETWLSTTNLCGLPHTKFEEMIDCLERNSGVQKVIELNEAKSLLRDVDESLQIAVYDYWLAKKLKFGKSLIPTVKTEKRDGTSGNNPYIAFRRRTEKMQTRKNRKNDEYSYEKMLKLKKDIFSVCNIMSMIKEREKRKYELVKNDFLIFETRYQHKDFNSQIYNELMASRLTKDALNRTSKSKGDEPVARKKRTKRSKNDVLSTRNINEMIPSAAGGEYYTSEDENSSDLMYQSSQVNNEPDEADNPDGMFSFKRKKGCYYHAPLDHYSGWPWESLEEGGTADKRFRFSYTSLSCPAYSVGLTRRRIGRGGRIQFDRIKTHIDFSDDEEERIHYKPFSGESDVEQDATIEFNTRHFDEDCSMFINNQLKHYIDDSSLERQLYQYNERDLSNFIKENHHHYNNDRSTQAQSFMTNRRIINNRPCSKSSNGKIKPIEHQQNQCSSSPSFVKPLNVDLTNLLLNNTDNNNKDDSTITTILSSSMDKRPLDMNELKDSSGRTSNSVMMSSLLDDNNDDVDLDGLECSNEIMMNTDQFKQNSNSSSSLLVTVNVNNGPNHSMNDTNNKSDRNIHSSKQFSNEPSRTATVMTTVTATTTNNKKFECQSSPEYQNVSSSSSSSLPLPSCKLKLATTTTNTTTTTATSNQSSSATNNLHHSTDVT; via the exons ATG CTTTCATTCAGGCCACGGAACATCGATCATTTCAAGCCGATGCAGGTCTTGAAAACTGAAGATGTGCCcgatttgaataattttgccACAACCATTAACCGTACGGTACCACAGATGCCTACGGGTATGGAAAAAGAAGAGGAATGT GAACATCATCTGCAAAGGGCTATTTCGGCACAACAAGCCTACGGAAGAGCAGTCGATCATGTGATACCGACTCCAGAAGTTTTTCCAGTTAATGAAAAAGCTTATGACGAATTATATCCTCCTACATATAAAATACCTCGCCAATTGATCCATGTTCAGCTGCCATCTTTTGAACAGGATTATCCTGATTATGACCTCGATTCTGAGGATGAAACATGGCTGTCAACGACAAATTTATGCGGCTTACCACATACCAAATTCGAAGAAATGATCGATTGTTTAGAAAGAAATTCCGGTGTTCAAAAAGTTATCGAATTAAATGAAGCAAAATCTTTGCTTagagatgttgatgaatcgTTACAGATTGCCGTCTATGATTATTGGTTGGCCAAAAAACTTAAATTCGGAAAATCATTAATACCAACGGTGAAAACTGAAAAACGAGATGGTACATCAGGCAATAATCCATATATCGCTTTTAGGCGACGTACGgaaaaaatgcaaacaaGAAAGAATCGcaagaatgatgaatattcatatgaaaaaatgttgaaactGAAGAAAGATATTTTCAGTGTTTG CAATATAATGTCGATGATAAAAGAACGAGAAAAGAGGAAATATGAACTtgtaaaaaatgatttcttaatttttgaaacgag gTATCAACACAAAGATTTCAATTCACAAATCTACAATGAATTAATGGCATCTAGACTTACGAAAGATGCTCTAAATCGTACATCTAAATCAaag GGAGATGAACCGGTTGCTCGAAAGAAACGAACGAAAAGATCAAAGAATGATGTTTTATCTACCAGaaatatcaatgaaatgattccGTCGGCAGCTGGTGGTGAATACTATACATctgaagatgaaaattctAGTGATTTAATGTACCAAAGTAGTCAAGTGAATAATGAACCGGATGAAGCTGATAATCCAGATGGaatgttttcttttaaaCGGAAAAAAGGCTGTTATTACCATGCACCGTTAGATCACTATTCTGGTTGGCCATGGGAATCTCTGGAAGAGGGTGGTACAGCAGATAAACGATTTCGTTTTAGTTATACCTCATTATCATGTCCAGCATATTCTGTCGGTCTGACAAGAAGGCGGATCGGTCGGGGTGGAAG aATTCAGTTCGATAGAATAAAAACACATATTGATtttagtgatgatgaagaagaaag GATCCACTACAAACCTTTTTCTGGTGAATCAGATGTGGAACAAGATGCtacaattgaattcaatacgagacattttgatgaagattgttcaatgtttataaataatcaattaaagcattatattgatgattcgtCATTAGAGAGGCAATTATATCAATATAATGAACGTGatttatcaaatttcatcaaagaaaatcaccatcattacaaCAATGACAGATCAACACAAGCTCAAAGTTTTATGACAAATAGaagaatcatcaacaatcgacCGTGTTCAAAGTCAtccaatggaaaaataaaaccaatcgaacatcaacaaaatcagtGCTcctcatcaccatcatttgtGAAACCATTAAATGTTGATCTAACTAATTTATTGTTAAACAATActgataacaacaataaagatGATTCGACCATTACAACAATactctcatcatcaatggataaGCGACCACTtgacatgaatgaattgaaagatTCTTCCGGTAGAACTTCTAATTCAGTGATgatgtcatcattgttggatgataataatgatgatgtagatcTTGACGGTCTCGAATGTAgcaatgaaataatgatgaacactgatcaatttaaacaaaattcaaattcatcatcatcattattagtgACAGTGAATGTTAATAATGGtccaaatcattcaatgaatgatacaaataataaaagtgATAGAAACATTCATAGTAGTAAGCAATTTTCGAATGAGCCGTCCAGAACAGCAACAGTAATGACCACCGTGACCGCTACCaccacaaataataaaaaatttgaatgtcAATCATCACCAGAATATCAAAacgtttcatcatcatcgtcatcatcattaccattaccatcatgtaaattaaaattggcaacaacaacaaccaacaccaccaccacaacagcTACTTCGAACCAAAGTAGCTCAGCAACGaataatcttcatcattcaactGATGTtacttga
- the E(Pc) gene encoding enhancer of Polycomb isoform X1: MSQNLNKQLSFRPRNIDHFKPMQVLKTEDVPDLNNFATTINRTVPQMPTGMEKEEECEHHLQRAISAQQAYGRAVDHVIPTPEVFPVNEKAYDELYPPTYKIPRQLIHVQLPSFEQDYPDYDLDSEDETWLSTTNLCGLPHTKFEEMIDCLERNSGVQKVIELNEAKSLLRDVDESLQIAVYDYWLAKKLKFGKSLIPTVKTEKRDGTSGNNPYIAFRRRTEKMQTRKNRKNDEYSYEKMLKLKKDIFSVCNIMSMIKEREKRKYELVKNDFLIFETRYQHKDFNSQIYNELMASRLTKDALNRTSKSKGDEPVARKKRTKRSKNDVLSTRNINEMIPSAAGGEYYTSEDENSSDLMYQSSQVNNEPDEADNPDGMFSFKRKKGCYYHAPLDHYSGWPWESLEEGGTADKRFRFSYTSLSCPAYSVGLTRRRIGRGGRIQFDRIKTHIDFSDDEEERIHYKPFSGESDVEQDATIEFNTRHFDEDCSMFINNQLKHYIDDSSLERQLYQYNERDLSNFIKENHHHYNNDRSTQAQSFMTNRRIINNRPCSKSSNGKIKPIEHQQNQCSSSPSFVKPLNVDLTNLLLNNTDNNNKDDSTITTILSSSMDKRPLDMNELKDSSGRTSNSVMMSSLLDDNNDDVDLDGLECSNEIMMNTDQFKQNSNSSSSLLVTVNVNNGPNHSMNDTNNKSDRNIHSSKQFSNEPSRTATVMTTVTATTTNNKKFECQSSPEYQNVSSSSSSSLPLPSCKLKLATTTTNTTTTTATSNQSSSATNNLHHSTDVT, translated from the exons atgtctcaaaatttaaataaacaGCTTTCATTCAGGCCACGGAACATCGATCATTTCAAGCCGATGCAGGTCTTGAAAACTGAAGATGTGCCcgatttgaataattttgccACAACCATTAACCGTACGGTACCACAGATGCCTACGGGTATGGAAAAAGAAGAGGAATGT GAACATCATCTGCAAAGGGCTATTTCGGCACAACAAGCCTACGGAAGAGCAGTCGATCATGTGATACCGACTCCAGAAGTTTTTCCAGTTAATGAAAAAGCTTATGACGAATTATATCCTCCTACATATAAAATACCTCGCCAATTGATCCATGTTCAGCTGCCATCTTTTGAACAGGATTATCCTGATTATGACCTCGATTCTGAGGATGAAACATGGCTGTCAACGACAAATTTATGCGGCTTACCACATACCAAATTCGAAGAAATGATCGATTGTTTAGAAAGAAATTCCGGTGTTCAAAAAGTTATCGAATTAAATGAAGCAAAATCTTTGCTTagagatgttgatgaatcgTTACAGATTGCCGTCTATGATTATTGGTTGGCCAAAAAACTTAAATTCGGAAAATCATTAATACCAACGGTGAAAACTGAAAAACGAGATGGTACATCAGGCAATAATCCATATATCGCTTTTAGGCGACGTACGgaaaaaatgcaaacaaGAAAGAATCGcaagaatgatgaatattcatatgaaaaaatgttgaaactGAAGAAAGATATTTTCAGTGTTTG CAATATAATGTCGATGATAAAAGAACGAGAAAAGAGGAAATATGAACTtgtaaaaaatgatttcttaatttttgaaacgag gTATCAACACAAAGATTTCAATTCACAAATCTACAATGAATTAATGGCATCTAGACTTACGAAAGATGCTCTAAATCGTACATCTAAATCAaag GGAGATGAACCGGTTGCTCGAAAGAAACGAACGAAAAGATCAAAGAATGATGTTTTATCTACCAGaaatatcaatgaaatgattccGTCGGCAGCTGGTGGTGAATACTATACATctgaagatgaaaattctAGTGATTTAATGTACCAAAGTAGTCAAGTGAATAATGAACCGGATGAAGCTGATAATCCAGATGGaatgttttcttttaaaCGGAAAAAAGGCTGTTATTACCATGCACCGTTAGATCACTATTCTGGTTGGCCATGGGAATCTCTGGAAGAGGGTGGTACAGCAGATAAACGATTTCGTTTTAGTTATACCTCATTATCATGTCCAGCATATTCTGTCGGTCTGACAAGAAGGCGGATCGGTCGGGGTGGAAG aATTCAGTTCGATAGAATAAAAACACATATTGATtttagtgatgatgaagaagaaag GATCCACTACAAACCTTTTTCTGGTGAATCAGATGTGGAACAAGATGCtacaattgaattcaatacgagacattttgatgaagattgttcaatgtttataaataatcaattaaagcattatattgatgattcgtCATTAGAGAGGCAATTATATCAATATAATGAACGTGatttatcaaatttcatcaaagaaaatcaccatcattacaaCAATGACAGATCAACACAAGCTCAAAGTTTTATGACAAATAGaagaatcatcaacaatcgacCGTGTTCAAAGTCAtccaatggaaaaataaaaccaatcgaacatcaacaaaatcagtGCTcctcatcaccatcatttgtGAAACCATTAAATGTTGATCTAACTAATTTATTGTTAAACAATActgataacaacaataaagatGATTCGACCATTACAACAATactctcatcatcaatggataaGCGACCACTtgacatgaatgaattgaaagatTCTTCCGGTAGAACTTCTAATTCAGTGATgatgtcatcattgttggatgataataatgatgatgtagatcTTGACGGTCTCGAATGTAgcaatgaaataatgatgaacactgatcaatttaaacaaaattcaaattcatcatcatcattattagtgACAGTGAATGTTAATAATGGtccaaatcattcaatgaatgatacaaataataaaagtgATAGAAACATTCATAGTAGTAAGCAATTTTCGAATGAGCCGTCCAGAACAGCAACAGTAATGACCACCGTGACCGCTACCaccacaaataataaaaaatttgaatgtcAATCATCACCAGAATATCAAAacgtttcatcatcatcgtcatcatcattaccattaccatcatgtaaattaaaattggcaacaacaacaaccaacaccaccaccacaacagcTACTTCGAACCAAAGTAGCTCAGCAACGaataatcttcatcattcaactGATGTtacttga
- the LOC124495821 gene encoding cyclin-dependent kinase 4 — MDNLERAKDENLIKSRQHEQVVNEENLSINDNKTNNDYGTDINHNSNNNVKKKYEEVALIGSGAYGTVYKATDRHNEGQFVALKKIRIPMTEIGVPVSILREISVLKQLQTFDHPNVVKLLDICHGHNFELEKQFILFLVFEHIEQDLSSYLHRCPAPGLSMDKIKDLMFQIMTGVDFLHSNRIVHRDLKPANILITNRGQVKLADFGLARIYKQAQQLTAVVVTLWYRAPEVLLNTSYSTSVDIWSCGCIFAELYNKKPLFCGQSENDQLCKIFDTIGAPDQNEWPNDLLIPWNNFANFKRQNLDNIIKDVCSDGKDLFKEMLIFSPSKRIGARQALNHDYFKDLRLP, encoded by the exons atgGACAATTTGGAAAGAGCAAAAGATGAAAACCTGATCAAATCAAGACAACATGAACAAGTTgtcaatgaagaaaatttgtccatcaatgacaataaaaCGAACAATGATTATGGAACTGATATAAAC CATAactcaaataataatgttaaaaaaaaatacgaagaAGTTGCATTGATCGGTTCTGGAGCCTATGGAACCGTTTATAAAGCAACCGATCGTCATAATGAGGGTCAATTTGTtgctttgaaaaaaattcgtatcCCAATGACCGAAATTGGTGTACCAGTAAGCATTCTGCGTGAAATTTCCGTACTTAAACAATTGCAAACTTTTGATCATCCTAATGTTGTTAA ACTTTTAGACATTTGCCATGGCCATAATTTCGAActtgaaaaacaattcataCTGTTTCTGGTATTCGAACATATCGAACAAGATCTATCATCCTATCTACACAGATGTCCTGCTCCTGGTCTTAGTATGGACAAAATTAAA gATCTAATGTTTCAGATTATGACTGGTGTcgattttcttcattcgaatcgaattgttCATCGTGACCTAAAACCAGCCAACATATTGATCACTAATCGTGGTCAGGTTAAACTGGCCGATTTTGGTTTAGCAAGGATCTACAAACAAGCACAACAATTGACAGCAGTGGTTGTCACACTTTGGTATCGTGCTCCAGAAGTTTTACTTAATACAAGCTATAGTACATCGGTCGATATATGGAGCTGTGGCTGTATATTTGCTGAactttataataaaaaaccatTGTTCTGTGGACAATCAGAGAATGATCAATTGTGTAAAATTTTCGACACCATTGGTGCACCGGATCAAAACGAATGGCCAAATGATCTATTGATACCATGGAATAATTTTGCCAATTTTAAACGACAAAATCTGGATAACATTATCAAAGACGTTTGTTCTGATGGCAAAGATTTGTTCAAA GAAATGCTCATCTTTAGTCCTTCAAAACGTATTGGTGCCCGTCAAGCATTGAATCATGATTATTTCAAAGACTTAAGGCTGCCATAA